The following DNA comes from Plasmodium vivax chromosome 11, whole genome shotgun sequence.
TGTAAGAAGCGAATGGTGGCCTCCAAATGGGGTGCAGCACTTTTGTCGCGCTTATCATTCAGTAAAATGGAATATTACTACTTCTTATGGGCATTCCGGCAAGGGTACCCTTCCGTTTATCTCATCCCCTCCTCTGTGCCATTTTTCAATATGTGAAAAAGggattccccccccccctcctgtgaCGTcacttttgttttaaaaatgttcctaCATTGGTAGCCACCCCAGAGTATGCCATTTGGTGAATGTTCCATATTATTAGCTATTActagctgtttttttttttttttttttttttttttccaatatcCCACCCTGGAAAGGGGCATAAAATGGGGAGCGGTGGTTAAATTTTCTCCGCTCACGTGGGGAAGTCCTCCAAGGGGGCACCGCTTAAATAAACTTTAGAAGGCACGATGAATAAACATTGTTTATGCCACCTTAGCACAGTTGGTAATGCGTTTGATTCGTAATCAAAAGATCGTGGGTTCGACTCCCACAGGTGGCTAGCCTTTTTGATTGTTTGAGCAGcgacaaagaaaaaaaagaaaacgtgAGAGGAAGGGTGCCTTAAAATCGCGGTAAAGATGCATGCATAATATAGAAGGCATAAGGATtagcatgttttttttatgtatataatgcaTGTGCCACATATGCCCCTTCTTAATCGCGAAAGGAGGAATGCAAAAAGAATGGGAAATCAATTGAAAGAATATCCCACTTATGCCAGCTTGTACCTTATCTGCAGGAAAACCCCTTCTGAGGTCACCCCAGTTGAATGCTTCCCTTTCTTCAAACTTTAAGCGTATGttgggttatttttttgtacgtGGCTACCTTGGGAGGGGCTCCTGCGTATAGCCAACTGAAATTGGTTCTTACCAAAGTGGCCATGTACAACCCCATAAGATAGATACCGCTTAGTTGGGGGGTTGTATGCCTTGCAGAGTTGCCACCCCCCTACCTGCATTCACCACCGTAGATGCGTAGCATATCTTCTCCTTTCCCGCTCATCATCCGCCTATCATTTCAAAATTCAGTAAGGACGGGGTAGAACGAGAGAGGTTATACACCCCTGTGTTGGTATGCACATAGTTGGgggcgccccttttttttcccccctctatAAGGTACCCATTGCGAGGATATGACAATTCGTTTTGTTGGCGGCACCTCATATGTGGAAGAGGCGAGCCTGGTTAGGAGGCAGCGTCACTGTAAGGAGCAGAAAAGCAGCAGAGAAGCCGCACGCAGGTCCTGCCCTGCCCTGACCTCTCTCCATCTCCACCGCTTTCTCCCGTGTGCCCTGCGCACCATGGAAGTAACCCAAAGAGGCACAAAAATCGGCGCATTTCAAAAGAAGAACtaaaaatttgataaacGTATCAGTCACACAAATGTTCGATTGCTCccgtgtttaaaaaaatggccccGTGGGggtatatataaacatgtgTGTATGGGGAGAACAACCaagcatacaaaaaaaaggaagaaaaaaaaaggtaacaaAAGTTGCGCGGGTGGGATGACAAACCGGTGGGAGGGTTACACTGACCTGACCACTCACCAGCTGCGCATCTCCACCCTCCGCGAGAAAAGTgcgcatttatttatattcaaatCCCAACCCGTagtgtaacaaaaaaaaaaaaaaaaaaaaaaaaaggggatatgggaaaaaaaaacacaacgGGTAGGTGACACATACACACGTTTTATCACGGGAAGGGGACAAACTGGTCACATATATGGGGATAGTACCCCTATATATGTGGGTCCCCCACAAAACGTCAGTACTTATTGGTGTAGAGGAACTTCTCCAGATCTTTATAAATGGGAGAGTCCGGTCCATACGTTTTAATAATATTCTTTTTGGCCTTGTGAATTAAACTGAGGCCCTCCGACTTGAGGTCCAGGAAGAGGGCAAGTTTCCCAGTTAGGAAAATATAGTAGCCATAAATGGGGGAATATTTCCCATAAGAAACTTCTATCGATTTGAGGTACTGATTAGCAATGTTGTATGCTAACTTAAATTCTTGAAGCTGTATAGAAATGTACAGAATTTTTGCTCTCATCTTTTGTAGGGAATATCTAGTATGATGGTAAAAGGTGGTGAGGTAGTCAATTTTggactttattttattaagtGATTGTAAAACGGACTTATTATCGTAGGTGTATTTTTCATTGAAGAGGGACTCCAAATGGGCTGTCTCTTTGAcagtttctttttccttttcgagcaaactttttataacattatcATGCACTTCGTTTTTACAAATGGAGCATTTCCACACATGTTGTTcgtttgcttttttcaaaacaggataggaatttttaaattgacttttatttacataacagctttttctttccaattCGGATATCAAAATTAGCTCCATATggttaacatattttttacaactctCCGATTGGGTACACACAAACTCTgtattaaaaacattttgacATTCAGAAACGACGTTCACTTTACATAGCTTAcatgtgcaggtaaaaaaatactgGTCCATGCAAATGGCTAGTCTCGTATTTTTATCAAATGCTATATCGACGTAGCTGATGGTTAGCTCTTCTCCAGGATATACATCCATCAACGTTCGAATGAACAACTTTTGGTTTTTAAATATAGTCACACAGTTACTTAAACATGAGTGGTTAAAATAGGGCACTGGTTTCTTGTAGAATCCCAATCCTGCTGGTTCTAACTCATTATCAATTATCTGCAAAGTGTTTttagaaatttttataaacttcTCGATGATATTCCTCAGTATACTTTCATTATCttcaaaattggcaaaaatttttttttttttgctcatcaGTGCTACTGCTACTATGTATGCTGGGTACTTAAAGTactcatatttttcctttggCAAATCTGCCACACTTCCACAGTATTCGTAAAAGTTAAAGTGACTTAGGTAGCTGTTAATTACCATGCGCATGATGATGGATGGGCAGAActtatcaaaaatatttgacTTAAATACTTCACATTCGTCTCTATGCAATTTCCAACCCCGTTCTAGACACACCTCACTACAGTACACTACATATTTGCAGTTGGGGCAATAGAAGCTTTTGCTAAATTTTTCAAAGCAGTAAAAACAGAGGTTCACCGTTTTGTaatctgtttttttattttccgtaTCGATGACTCTAGGGGCCATGTACTTCACACTTAGGGGGACGAATATTTCTGGGTGGGCCTCCACGATGCAGTACCCCGCTCGCATTTGACTCACTGCCACTACGCACTTCCCCTTATCCTCCTTGTAGTCCACTTTGTACATTTGACTCGGCGATGCGGGCATGGTGGGGGCGGCCTTTATGCTTCACTCCTTTGTGGTTATTTGTACCTCCGTCTGTGtgcgcggggggagggaagcaaTCTTGCCGGTATGGTGCTCTCTGAGCGGTGCTCCCTACGATGCAGACTCTTGAAGTCCCACTCTGTTACCCACGCTGTTACccacgccgcttcccccgacGCTGTGGCACTGCAAATAAACCTGCGGCGCGCTTCACTTGGCCTACCTTCGCAGTTGCtcacggggggaggggcgaagCTGACATCAGCTCGAACTCTGCATCGTACCAGCTCTTTCCGGAGTAGCCACTCGCGGCCGCGGCATGTAATCCCTGTGTTGCGACGGGCGCTCtcgttggaaaaaaaaaaaagagaacagCACAGTACAGCAGAGAAGGGAAGAGACCCGAAGAGAAGCCACTCCTTTCGTAATTTTATGCTTGCTAATTTGCAAAGAAAtgatcacaaaaaaaaggggtcacgaaaaaaaaaaaaaaaggcgccaGATACATAAAAGATTGCAATGATTAAAATGCTTTTACATTACAGGCATATGCGTATATGAGGAGGTGCTCCTCCAGGGACAGGAACTTCGCGAACTCTCAATTTGGCACTTCGGCTTGGCCATCCATATATGTCATGTACGTACTACCGCTTACTCAGAAATTCGCGTACTTttatgaaaaggaaaaaaaaaagccattcCCTCGTCGCTAAGGGGAGATGCTTTGAAAAG
Coding sequences within:
- a CDS encoding hypothetical protein, conserved (encoded by transcript PVX_114745A): MPASPSQMYKVDYKEDKGKCVVAVSQMRAGYCIVEAHPEIFVPLSVKYMAPRVIDTENKKTDYKTVNLCFYCFEKFSKSFYCPNCKYVVYCSEVCLERGWKLHRDECEVFKSNIFDKFCPSIIMRMVINSYLSHFNFYEYCGSVADLPKEKYEYFKYPAYIVAVALMSKKKKIFANFEDNESILRNIIEKFIKISKNTLQIIDNELEPAGLGFYKKPVPYFNHSCLSNCVTIFKNQKLFIRTLMDVYPGEELTISYVDIAFDKNTRLAICMDQYFFTCTCKLCKVNVVSECQNVFNTEFVCTQSESCKKYVNHMELILISELERKSCYVNKSQFKNSYPVLKKANEQHVWKCSICKNEVHDNVIKSLLEKEKETVKETAHLESLFNEKYTYDNKSVLQSLNKIKSKIDYLTTFYHHTRYSLQKMRAKILYISIQLQEFKLAYNIANQYLKSIEVSYGKYSPIYGYYIFLTGKLALFLDLKSEGLSLIHKAKKNIIKTYGPDSPIYKDLEKFLYTNKY